In Paenibacillus kyungheensis, the following are encoded in one genomic region:
- a CDS encoding LCP family protein — MSTTTGGLPPRAGTKSKTQKSGNPNPKKKQKKKASGFKRFMQILLIVVLLAIVGVMAYAGYLYYQVQGMFNGVGPKDSGGTVISQPVAPEKSAKVKPITMALLGTDYRQETGTRLTDVVMVATLNPDTKSATIVSLPRDTYLQLEGYIPNKLNSYYPKFYAKDKKDGTDLAMSEMKTLLGKYLGVDVEYTTVLNFQGFRDVVDSVGGIDINVDMKMCYVDKADGTNINLSTGQQHLNGANSLDYVRYRKSNCSPRTQGSDDFSRNQRQNQVLNAVVDKIQSFSGVTKLGSIIESVDKNMETDIEGEQFKNLLTTYWDIPKQNIKYMPVTGDWKSPYVYINETELANAKKALQDELAGTATHTDQFDQPASTSKPSQ; from the coding sequence ATGAGTACGACAACAGGTGGGCTTCCGCCGCGTGCAGGAACCAAATCCAAAACACAAAAATCCGGTAATCCTAATCCCAAAAAAAAGCAAAAGAAAAAGGCCAGTGGCTTTAAACGATTTATGCAGATTTTGCTGATCGTTGTTCTTTTGGCAATTGTAGGAGTTATGGCTTATGCAGGATATTTATATTATCAGGTTCAAGGTATGTTTAATGGTGTAGGTCCAAAAGATAGTGGCGGTACTGTTATTAGTCAACCTGTCGCTCCTGAAAAATCAGCAAAAGTAAAACCGATTACGATGGCACTTTTGGGAACTGATTATCGTCAAGAAACAGGAACACGATTAACAGACGTTGTTATGGTAGCTACACTGAACCCAGATACCAAATCAGCCACGATTGTTTCTTTGCCGCGTGATACGTACCTACAACTCGAAGGTTATATTCCCAATAAACTGAACTCTTATTATCCGAAGTTTTATGCGAAAGATAAAAAAGATGGTACAGATCTAGCGATGAGTGAAATGAAAACATTGCTTGGTAAATATTTGGGTGTAGATGTAGAGTATACAACTGTGTTGAACTTCCAGGGTTTCCGGGATGTTGTCGATTCAGTAGGTGGTATTGATATCAATGTAGATATGAAAATGTGTTATGTAGATAAAGCAGATGGTACGAATATTAATTTGTCTACCGGTCAACAACATCTAAATGGTGCAAACTCTCTAGATTATGTACGTTACCGTAAATCAAATTGTAGTCCTCGTACACAAGGATCAGACGACTTTAGCCGTAACCAACGCCAAAACCAAGTATTGAATGCTGTTGTAGACAAAATTCAATCGTTTAGCGGTGTGACTAAATTGGGCTCTATTATCGAATCTGTAGATAAAAATATGGAAACTGATATTGAAGGCGAACAATTTAAAAACTTACTGACAACCTATTGGGATATTCCGAAACAGAATATCAAATACATGCCAGTAACAGGTGATTGGAAAAGTCCTTATGTCTACATTAATGAAACAGAGTTAGCGAATGCTAAAAAAGCACTACAAGATGAATTAGCAGGTACAGCTACGCATACGGATCAATTTGATCAGCCAGCAAGTACAAGCAAACCGAGTCAATAA
- the typA gene encoding translational GTPase TypA, which produces MQSREQIRNIAIIAHVDHGKTTLVDKLLQQSGIFRDHETLQERAMDSNDLERERGITILAKNTAITYKDYLINIVDTPGHADFGGEVERIMKMVDGVLLIVDAYEGCMPQTKFVLRKALEQNLTPTVVVNKIDRPAARPTEVIDEVLDLFIELGASDEQLEFPVVYASALNGTSSLDPEKQDETMQAMYETIIEHIPSPKEKIDEPLQFLVTLMDYNEYLGRIAVGRVNRGVIRQGQSVTVINREGQKKTARIEKLFGFQGLKRIEIEEAGAGDIIAIAGIKDINIGETIADPQNPEALPVLKIDEPTLQMTFLVNNSPFAGREGKWVTSRRLRDRLFKELETDVSLRVDETDSPDAYIVSGRGELHLGILIENMRREGYELQVSKPEVIVREIDGKRMEPIEHLLIDLPEESMGAVMESLGSRKAEMVNMINNGSGQVRLEFLIPARGLIGYGTYFLTLTKGYGIMNHSFDSYGPVAAGQVGGRHEGVLVSSESGSSTLYGILSVEDRGTLFLEPGAEIYEGMIVGEHTRDNDIVVNICKEKQLTNVRSATKDDTVKMKTPRSFSLEQALEYLNEDEYCEITPKSIRMRKKILNKSERERAEKQRKSAMQS; this is translated from the coding sequence ATGCAATCAAGAGAACAAATTCGCAATATCGCAATCATTGCCCACGTTGACCATGGTAAAACAACGCTAGTGGACAAATTGTTGCAACAGTCAGGTATTTTCCGGGATCACGAGACTTTACAGGAGCGTGCGATGGATTCTAATGATCTGGAGCGTGAACGCGGTATTACGATTCTTGCAAAAAATACAGCTATTACGTATAAAGACTATTTAATCAATATCGTGGATACACCGGGTCACGCCGACTTTGGTGGTGAAGTAGAACGTATCATGAAAATGGTAGACGGAGTACTTCTTATTGTTGATGCTTATGAAGGTTGTATGCCTCAGACTAAATTTGTATTGCGTAAAGCATTGGAGCAAAATTTGACTCCTACTGTTGTCGTAAACAAAATTGACCGTCCTGCTGCTCGCCCGACAGAAGTTATTGATGAAGTATTGGATCTATTTATTGAACTTGGTGCAAGTGACGAGCAATTGGAATTCCCGGTTGTTTACGCTTCTGCTTTGAATGGTACGTCTAGTCTTGATCCAGAAAAACAAGACGAAACGATGCAAGCTATGTACGAAACAATTATCGAACATATCCCTTCACCAAAAGAGAAAATCGATGAGCCATTGCAATTCTTGGTTACATTGATGGACTATAACGAATATTTGGGTCGTATTGCGGTAGGTCGTGTTAACCGTGGTGTTATCCGTCAAGGTCAATCGGTAACAGTTATTAACCGTGAAGGCCAAAAGAAAACAGCTCGTATTGAGAAATTGTTTGGTTTCCAAGGTCTAAAACGTATTGAGATCGAAGAAGCTGGTGCTGGTGATATTATTGCTATCGCTGGTATTAAAGACATCAATATCGGTGAAACGATTGCTGATCCACAAAACCCAGAAGCATTGCCGGTTCTTAAAATTGATGAGCCTACATTGCAAATGACTTTCCTTGTAAACAACAGTCCATTTGCTGGACGCGAAGGAAAATGGGTAACTTCTCGCCGTCTTCGTGACCGTTTGTTCAAAGAATTAGAAACAGACGTAAGTCTACGTGTAGACGAAACAGATAGCCCTGATGCTTATATCGTATCTGGTCGTGGTGAACTTCACCTTGGTATCTTGATCGAAAATATGCGTCGTGAAGGTTACGAATTGCAAGTATCCAAACCAGAAGTTATCGTACGTGAAATCGATGGTAAACGTATGGAGCCTATCGAGCATCTACTAATTGATTTGCCTGAAGAAAGCATGGGCGCAGTTATGGAGAGCTTGGGTTCACGTAAAGCTGAGATGGTAAATATGATTAACAATGGTAGTGGTCAAGTTCGTTTAGAATTCTTGATTCCTGCTCGTGGTTTGATCGGATACGGAACATACTTCTTAACATTGACTAAAGGTTACGGAATTATGAACCATTCATTCGATAGCTATGGTCCAGTTGCTGCTGGTCAAGTAGGCGGACGTCATGAAGGCGTATTGGTTTCAAGTGAAAGTGGTTCTTCAACTTTGTACGGTATCTTGTCTGTTGAAGATCGCGGTACTTTGTTCCTTGAGCCAGGTGCTGAAATTTACGAAGGTATGATCGTTGGTGAGCATACTCGTGATAACGATATTGTTGTTAACATTTGTAAAGAAAAACAATTAACTAACGTTCGTTCTGCAACAAAAGACGATACAGTTAAAATGAAAACTCCTCGTAGCTTCTCTCTAGAGCAAGCTTTGGAATATTTGAACGAAGATGAGTATTGTGAAATCACTCCAAAATCAATTCGTATGCGTAAAAAGATTTTGAATAAGAGTGAGCGCGAACGTGCGGAAAAACAACGTAAATCTGCAATGCAATCGTAA
- the thiI gene encoding tRNA uracil 4-sulfurtransferase ThiI, producing the protein MQNIDRLILRLGEITLKGKNRSRFEKTISEHVRAVLRPYPKAHVRREYGRMYVETGGESVEALIQVLKNVFGIMDIIPVKQTLPQLDDIIAAAIELIGEQHIDQLTTFKVSVKRVWKEFPHSSQEMNHLVGSPVLRAYPLLKVDVRQPQIELRVEIRDGAAYIYSELIPAVGGFPRGSNGKAMLLLSGGIDSPVAGWQSMRRGLEVECIHFHSYPFTSERAKEKVVDLTRVLAGYAGVVKLHVVPFTEIQTAFTTTGQDNLMITLMRRAMLRIATKIAEQQKGLALITGESLGQVASQTLSSMNAIERATELPILRPLVMTGKDEIIQIAKEIGTYDLSILPYEDCCTLFIPKSPTTNPNLRIIEKVESFLELEPMIERAVEQTEVLTIEAGSPLQLASTAINEDWF; encoded by the coding sequence ATGCAAAATATAGATCGTTTGATTTTAAGATTAGGTGAAATTACACTCAAAGGTAAAAATAGATCCAGATTTGAAAAAACAATTTCAGAACATGTACGTGCGGTTTTACGTCCTTATCCTAAAGCGCATGTTCGTCGTGAATACGGTAGAATGTATGTGGAAACAGGTGGAGAATCGGTAGAAGCGTTAATTCAAGTGTTAAAAAATGTATTTGGCATTATGGATATTATTCCAGTCAAGCAGACATTGCCTCAATTGGATGACATTATTGCAGCTGCTATTGAATTAATCGGAGAGCAACATATTGACCAACTTACTACATTCAAAGTATCTGTGAAGCGAGTCTGGAAAGAGTTCCCTCATTCATCGCAAGAAATGAATCATTTGGTAGGTTCACCTGTATTACGTGCATATCCATTACTCAAAGTCGACGTAAGACAACCACAGATTGAATTACGAGTAGAGATTCGAGATGGAGCGGCTTATATTTATAGTGAATTGATTCCAGCAGTAGGTGGCTTCCCGCGCGGAAGTAATGGTAAAGCGATGTTGCTTCTTTCTGGAGGGATAGATAGCCCTGTCGCAGGATGGCAATCGATGCGCCGCGGACTTGAAGTAGAATGTATTCATTTTCATAGTTATCCGTTTACCAGTGAACGTGCTAAAGAAAAAGTCGTCGATCTTACGCGTGTATTAGCAGGATATGCAGGAGTCGTCAAATTGCATGTGGTACCTTTTACAGAGATACAGACCGCTTTTACGACTACAGGACAAGATAATTTAATGATTACATTGATGCGCCGGGCGATGTTACGGATTGCGACTAAGATCGCTGAACAGCAAAAAGGATTAGCTTTGATCACCGGGGAAAGCTTGGGTCAGGTAGCCAGTCAGACATTATCCAGTATGAACGCTATCGAACGTGCTACAGAGTTACCGATTTTGCGTCCGTTAGTCATGACAGGTAAAGATGAGATTATTCAAATTGCCAAAGAAATCGGCACATATGATTTATCGATTTTGCCTTATGAAGATTGCTGTACACTATTTATCCCGAAATCACCGACAACCAATCCCAATTTGAGAATTATTGAAAAAGTAGAATCGTTTTTGGAACTGGAGCCGATGATTGAACGTGCTGTAGAGCAGACGGAAGTGTTAACGATCGAAGCAGGAAGCCCTTTACAGCTTGCTTCTACTGCTATAAATGAAGATTGGTTTTAA
- a CDS encoding cysteine desulfurase family protein: MKYFDYAATTPPYPEVIRSMAEIMEKHFGNPSSLHQYGEEADRLVRHAKEVTAQLLGVKPNEIIWTSGATESNNFALKGAAMRGGRTQGHIITTSIEHPSVYECCRQLEQIGFEISYIDPAPDGIVLLEDIQNALRADTIIVSMMHVNNETGAVQPVQQVSEWLKKVQPRTLMHVDGVQGFGKLPVVLAKWNIDLYSLSAHKIRGPKGTGLLYIKQGTELFPLLAGGGQENGYRSGTENVAGIVGMTKALRLAATEQYTLAERLTAFSQLLKTEIQAIDGLVLTNPAIASPHIIHFCYPGMKSEVILHSLEQQGCIVSTQSACSSRKAEPSRVLVAMGITREHAASGIRISLGDQHTNQDIEHLITALRQTVTQLRPLERRTR, translated from the coding sequence ATGAAATATTTTGATTATGCCGCTACGACTCCTCCTTATCCTGAAGTGATACGATCGATGGCTGAGATTATGGAAAAGCATTTTGGCAATCCATCTTCTTTACATCAATATGGAGAAGAAGCAGACCGATTGGTTCGACATGCCAAAGAAGTCACTGCTCAACTACTTGGAGTCAAACCAAACGAAATTATTTGGACATCAGGCGCTACAGAAAGTAATAACTTTGCTCTGAAAGGAGCAGCGATGCGTGGCGGACGTACACAGGGACATATTATTACTACGAGTATTGAGCATCCTTCTGTGTATGAGTGTTGTCGTCAATTGGAGCAGATAGGATTTGAAATTAGTTATATCGATCCTGCACCTGACGGCATTGTATTATTGGAAGATATTCAGAATGCTTTACGAGCAGATACGATTATAGTCAGTATGATGCATGTGAATAATGAGACAGGCGCTGTTCAACCTGTGCAACAAGTATCAGAATGGCTGAAAAAAGTACAACCTCGTACACTGATGCATGTCGATGGTGTACAAGGATTCGGCAAATTGCCTGTAGTATTAGCAAAATGGAATATCGATCTATATAGCTTATCTGCTCACAAAATAAGAGGTCCCAAAGGAACTGGATTATTATATATCAAACAAGGGACTGAACTTTTTCCATTACTGGCAGGTGGTGGACAAGAAAATGGCTATCGCTCGGGTACAGAAAATGTAGCCGGTATCGTAGGCATGACCAAGGCGCTACGTCTAGCAGCAACAGAACAATATACACTAGCAGAACGATTAACTGCTTTTAGCCAATTGTTAAAAACAGAAATTCAAGCGATAGATGGACTAGTGTTAACGAATCCTGCTATCGCATCACCGCATATTATTCATTTCTGTTATCCCGGTATGAAATCGGAAGTAATATTGCATAGTCTAGAACAGCAGGGTTGTATCGTATCTACACAGTCTGCTTGTTCTTCCCGTAAAGCTGAACCAAGTCGTGTATTAGTAGCGATGGGGATCACGCGAGAACATGCTGCAAGTGGAATACGGATCAGCTTGGGCGATCAACATACAAATCAAGATATTGAACATTTAATCACAGCGCTTCGTCAGACTGTTACACAGCTTCGCCCATTGGAGAGGAGAACCCGTTAA
- a CDS encoding lytic transglycosylase domain-containing protein: MQIDAKVAKQLIELKYLNTSGVGSADQLTANTDDSSKLFDMMLQQNIGTTAETKGSNINPVSLASVLPSAASVGDVDSSSVTGNTYATSGAGQSDPWYQFDQLAPVDPSTSTTTAKVNTPLPSTGTAGIGGADPSSAIAATGTGASKPTAYNDLISAASSKYGISESLIKAVIDTESSFNPNAGSSAGAKGLMQLMDGTAAGLGVSNSFDPAQNIDGGTKYLSYQIKRYDGNVKTALAAYNAGPGRLQRLGISNDEELMAKLSQLPKETQRYIGKIENAQAKYEL; encoded by the coding sequence ATGCAAATTGATGCAAAAGTGGCAAAACAGTTAATAGAACTAAAATATTTGAATACTTCTGGTGTAGGTAGTGCAGACCAATTGACAGCCAATACCGATGATAGTAGCAAATTATTTGATATGATGTTGCAACAAAATATAGGAACAACGGCTGAAACAAAAGGTTCTAATATAAATCCAGTGAGTCTTGCCAGTGTGTTGCCTTCTGCTGCAAGTGTCGGAGATGTAGATTCAAGTTCTGTTACAGGCAATACGTATGCAACAAGTGGTGCAGGACAAAGTGACCCGTGGTATCAATTTGATCAACTGGCTCCTGTCGATCCTAGTACATCTACAACAACGGCTAAAGTGAATACACCACTTCCATCTACAGGCACAGCAGGTATTGGAGGAGCAGATCCTTCTTCTGCTATTGCAGCAACAGGTACAGGTGCGAGTAAACCAACAGCTTATAACGATTTAATCAGTGCAGCTAGTAGCAAATACGGTATCTCTGAATCATTGATCAAAGCTGTTATTGATACCGAATCTTCTTTTAATCCGAATGCAGGTTCTTCCGCAGGAGCAAAAGGATTAATGCAATTAATGGACGGAACAGCTGCTGGTCTGGGAGTAAGCAACTCTTTTGATCCGGCGCAAAATATAGATGGCGGTACCAAATATTTGTCTTATCAGATCAAGCGTTATGATGGTAATGTGAAAACAGCCCTTGCCGCGTACAATGCAGGCCCAGGTCGATTACAACGTTTGGGTATCTCAAATGACGAAGAATTAATGGCGAAATTAAGCCAATTGCCAAAAGAAACACAGCGCTATATTGGTAAGATTGAAAATGCTCAAGCCAAATACGAATTATAA
- a CDS encoding YpuI family protein, translating to MLAANVQKLSESTREKLKPAIEKMEEFLNEYSLQALTAENGVDSVAFYKGFLSDLRHLLVFSEVSYEKLGVVIRRANFDMDFAEKALYNAYHHCINSFFYPKNECYSEDGRYAYTGQEAIRFRQTPVKPVRDIILEITKIYEELRDDLAYYESDYLTQRRMNQRHA from the coding sequence ATGTTAGCAGCGAATGTCCAAAAGTTAAGTGAAAGCACTAGGGAAAAATTGAAACCAGCAATTGAGAAGATGGAAGAGTTCTTAAACGAATACTCTTTACAAGCATTGACAGCTGAAAATGGTGTCGATAGTGTTGCTTTCTACAAAGGATTTTTGTCCGATTTACGTCATTTGCTTGTGTTTTCCGAAGTTTCTTACGAAAAATTAGGTGTAGTGATCCGTCGTGCGAATTTCGATATGGATTTTGCAGAAAAAGCACTTTATAATGCGTATCACCATTGTATCAATAGCTTTTTTTATCCCAAAAATGAGTGCTACTCTGAAGATGGACGTTATGCTTATACAGGTCAGGAAGCGATTCGTTTCCGTCAGACTCCTGTCAAACCGGTTAGAGACATTATTTTAGAAATCACAAAAATTTACGAAGAATTACGCGATGATCTAGCTTACTACGAAAGTGATTATTTAACTCAACGTCGTATGAACCAACGTCACGCTTAA
- a CDS encoding Nif3-like dinuclear metal center hexameric protein — translation MLAKGQTVIQYMEQFAPKSIAVPDDRIGLQLGTLQKDIRNILVALDVTDEVVDEAIALDVDLIIAHHAIIFRALKSINTSTPMGKLYEKLIKHDIAVYISHTNLDIAEGGVNDWMADALGLRHTVPIEQTSTDSLFKLVTFVPASHVEGVRHAITAAGGGHIGDYSHCTFTSEGTGTFQPEEGSEPYIGTTGKLESVSEIRLETVVPSSLRNKIVQALIKSHPYDEVAYDLYPLADSGKVYGLGRVGKLDAPVSLAQFVDTVKQGLDVPIVRVTGDLNRTIKKAAVLGGSGSRYVNQALFKGADVIVTGDIDYHTAQDALMAGIAIIDPGHNTEKIMKSGLAEVIRKRLEADKYDTQVHASTIDTEPFQFV, via the coding sequence ATGCTTGCAAAAGGACAAACTGTAATTCAATATATGGAGCAATTTGCACCTAAAAGTATTGCTGTACCTGATGATCGTATCGGTCTGCAATTAGGAACACTTCAAAAAGATATTCGCAATATTCTGGTTGCTCTTGATGTGACTGATGAAGTCGTGGATGAAGCGATTGCGCTTGATGTAGATTTGATTATTGCGCATCATGCCATCATTTTCCGTGCGCTCAAAAGTATTAATACCAGTACACCGATGGGCAAATTATATGAAAAGCTTATCAAGCATGATATTGCTGTCTATATTAGTCATACCAATCTGGATATTGCAGAAGGCGGAGTCAATGATTGGATGGCTGATGCTCTAGGGCTTCGTCATACAGTTCCTATCGAACAGACGTCTACTGATTCATTATTCAAATTAGTAACATTTGTGCCAGCTTCTCATGTAGAAGGGGTACGCCATGCGATAACTGCTGCGGGTGGCGGTCATATTGGAGATTACAGCCATTGCACGTTCACTTCAGAAGGGACAGGTACTTTTCAACCAGAAGAAGGCAGTGAGCCTTACATAGGCACTACAGGTAAATTAGAATCTGTCTCTGAAATCCGATTAGAAACAGTTGTTCCTTCCAGTCTACGGAATAAAATTGTTCAAGCACTGATTAAGTCTCATCCGTATGACGAAGTAGCATATGATCTATATCCTTTGGCAGATAGCGGTAAAGTCTATGGATTAGGTCGTGTCGGTAAATTAGATGCTCCAGTGAGTCTTGCTCAATTTGTAGATACAGTCAAACAAGGATTAGATGTACCGATTGTACGTGTCACAGGTGATCTTAACCGCACGATCAAAAAAGCAGCTGTGCTTGGAGGATCAGGTAGTCGTTATGTCAATCAAGCGTTGTTCAAAGGCGCAGATGTGATTGTTACTGGAGATATCGATTATCATACCGCTCAGGATGCGTTAATGGCTGGCATAGCGATTATTGATCCGGGTCATAATACAGAGAAGATTATGAAGTCAGGACTGGCTGAAGTGATTCGTAAGCGTTTGGAAGCAGATAAATACGATACACAAGTACATGCTTCTACGATTGATACTGAACCTTTTCAGTTTGTGTAA
- a CDS encoding tRNA (adenine(22)-N(1))-methyltransferase, whose protein sequence is MKLSTRLTKIAEQIPTGSRLADIGSDHALLPVFAMRKGMITEAIAGEVNVGPRDAAQRQVNEAGLKEKINVRLGNGLAVIQPGEVDVVTIAGMGGVLIVSILSEGLDKLEGVQRLILQPNVGEENVRRWLLEHNWYLSHEQILEEDGRIYEILTADRLPDAVEMNQQLYKGITLTSHSETNQAHDYDVDRDSLLRFGPYLIQEGSSIFQYKWSQEIHKLEKVAASTGKSENEEAQAKSAVFRQQLQTVKEVLLCLQKDKL, encoded by the coding sequence ATGAAATTATCAACACGATTAACAAAAATTGCAGAGCAAATTCCGACAGGAAGCCGGTTGGCGGATATTGGTTCCGATCATGCCCTTTTGCCTGTTTTTGCTATGCGTAAAGGAATGATTACAGAAGCAATCGCAGGGGAAGTCAATGTAGGTCCTCGCGATGCGGCTCAGCGTCAGGTTAATGAAGCAGGGCTGAAAGAAAAGATCAATGTAAGATTAGGCAACGGACTTGCTGTGATCCAGCCAGGTGAAGTAGATGTAGTGACTATTGCCGGTATGGGTGGTGTATTGATCGTCTCTATTTTATCTGAAGGACTGGATAAGTTAGAAGGAGTACAGCGCCTTATTCTTCAACCTAATGTCGGCGAAGAAAATGTACGTCGCTGGTTGTTAGAACATAATTGGTATTTGAGTCATGAGCAAATTTTAGAAGAAGACGGACGTATTTATGAGATTTTGACAGCAGATCGTTTACCTGATGCAGTAGAAATGAATCAACAATTGTATAAAGGCATAACGTTAACTTCTCATAGTGAGACCAATCAGGCACATGATTATGATGTGGATCGAGATAGTTTGTTGCGTTTTGGGCCGTATTTGATCCAAGAAGGGTCTTCCATTTTTCAATATAAATGGTCTCAAGAAATCCATAAGCTTGAAAAAGTAGCTGCTTCCACAGGTAAATCTGAAAATGAAGAAGCACAAGCTAAATCGGCTGTGTTTCGGCAACAGCTGCAAACGGTGAAGGAGGTTCTATTATGCTTGCAAAAGGACAAACTGTAA
- the rpoD gene encoding RNA polymerase sigma factor RpoD: MANDQHTELETELTLDQVKEQLIEVGKKRSSLNYKDIMERLAPFDQDSEQIDEFYEQLGDMGIEVVNEGDEEITMRSNTDRESSDSEFNFDDDLALPPGIKINDPVRMYLKEIGRVPLLSADNEVELAKRIEDGDEEAKRRLAEANLRLVVSIAKRYVGRGMLFLDLIQEGNMGLIKAVEKFDHTKGYKFSTYATWWIRQAITRAIADQARTIRIPVHMVETINKLIRVSRQLLQELGREPTPEEIAAEMELSVEKVREIMKIAQEPVSLETPIGEEDDSHLGDFIEDQDALAPADAAAYELLKEQLEDVLDTLTEREENVLRLRFGLDDGRTRTLEEVGKVFGVTRERIRQIEAKALRKLRHPSRSKRLKDFLE, translated from the coding sequence ATGGCGAACGATCAGCATACTGAATTAGAAACTGAATTAACATTAGACCAGGTAAAAGAACAACTAATAGAGGTCGGCAAAAAAAGATCCTCTCTGAATTACAAAGATATTATGGAAAGACTGGCTCCATTTGACCAGGATTCCGAGCAAATTGATGAGTTTTACGAACAATTAGGTGATATGGGCATCGAGGTTGTCAATGAAGGCGACGAAGAAATTACGATGCGTTCGAATACAGATCGTGAAAGTTCTGATAGCGAATTTAATTTCGACGATGATCTTGCTCTTCCACCAGGAATCAAGATTAATGATCCTGTTCGTATGTATTTGAAAGAAATCGGTCGTGTTCCTCTATTATCAGCAGATAATGAAGTGGAATTGGCTAAACGTATTGAAGATGGAGATGAAGAAGCAAAACGTAGATTGGCTGAAGCTAACTTACGTCTCGTGGTAAGTATCGCTAAGCGTTATGTAGGACGTGGAATGCTGTTCCTTGATTTGATCCAAGAAGGAAATATGGGTCTGATCAAAGCAGTTGAGAAGTTCGATCATACTAAAGGATACAAATTCAGTACGTATGCAACATGGTGGATTCGTCAAGCGATTACACGCGCGATTGCCGATCAGGCAAGAACGATTCGTATTCCTGTGCATATGGTAGAAACGATCAACAAATTAATCCGGGTATCCCGTCAATTGCTACAAGAATTAGGACGCGAACCTACACCGGAAGAAATTGCTGCTGAAATGGAACTAAGTGTCGAAAAAGTTCGTGAGATTATGAAAATTGCTCAAGAACCTGTTTCTTTAGAGACGCCTATCGGTGAAGAAGATGATTCTCACTTGGGAGACTTTATTGAAGACCAAGATGCTTTGGCTCCAGCAGATGCTGCTGCTTATGAATTGTTAAAAGAACAGTTGGAAGATGTATTGGATACTTTAACAGAGCGTGAAGAAAATGTTCTTCGTCTACGTTTTGGTCTAGACGATGGACGTACAAGAACGCTTGAAGAAGTAGGTAAAGTATTTGGTGTTACGCGTGAACGGATTCGTCAGATTGAAGCAAAAGCACTTCGTAAGCTTCGTCATCCAAGCCGTAGCAAACGTCTGAAAGACTTCTTAGAATAG